The Skermanella pratensis genome has a window encoding:
- the ngg gene encoding N-acetylglutaminylglutamine synthetase, with translation MTQPPNPRSQHRLERRNAPSLRNWYSRDQHHPGQAVLEENVTVDCGWGRLLFAHTFPDLPELAKALREERPGRRDIALYLRDPHVALSLAPQELFLDPSHTYRLWLENYRPSRRRPRGFTVRRLRTVEDAEAINRIYAGRNMVQVPPHFFHDQRNSRVLTYFVAVDAASGNVIGSVTGVDHGRAFNDPENGSSLWCLAVDPQASFPGIGENLVRTLAEHFQARGRSFMDLSVMHDNVNAIALYEKLGFQRVPVFALKTKNSINEKLYVGPPPDETLNPYAMIIINEARRRGIGVDVVDAEGGYFTLSYGGRSITCRESLSELTTAVAMSRCDDKAVTRRLMVKAGLRVPAQQAAAKPEDDAAFLEKHGSIVVKPARGEQGKGITVDVRTPEAVAKAVAEARNHAETVLLEQFFQGDDLRIIVIDYRVVAAAIRRPAEVTGTGEHTVRELIEAQSRRRAAATGGESRIPMDAETERCVAANGFSMTDVLPEGQVLPVRKTANLHTGGTIHDVTDRLHRTLVDAAIAGAKALDIPVVGFDFLVPSVTQPDYVIIEANERPGLANHEPQPTAERFVDLLFPNTKLVSTG, from the coding sequence ATGACCCAGCCTCCCAACCCAAGGTCGCAGCACCGCCTGGAGCGGCGCAACGCGCCGTCGCTCCGCAACTGGTACTCGCGCGACCAGCACCATCCCGGCCAGGCCGTCCTCGAGGAGAACGTCACGGTGGACTGCGGCTGGGGCCGGCTGCTGTTCGCCCACACCTTCCCGGACCTGCCGGAACTGGCGAAGGCGCTTCGGGAGGAGAGGCCGGGCCGGCGCGACATCGCGCTGTACCTGCGCGATCCTCACGTGGCGCTGTCGCTGGCGCCGCAGGAGCTGTTCCTCGACCCGTCGCACACCTACCGCCTCTGGCTGGAGAACTACCGGCCGAGCCGGCGCCGGCCGCGCGGCTTCACGGTGCGCCGGCTGCGCACGGTGGAGGACGCCGAGGCGATCAACCGCATCTATGCCGGCCGCAACATGGTGCAGGTCCCGCCCCACTTCTTCCACGACCAGCGCAACAGCCGCGTGCTCACGTACTTCGTCGCGGTCGATGCGGCGAGCGGCAACGTGATCGGCTCGGTCACGGGCGTCGACCACGGACGGGCCTTCAACGACCCGGAGAACGGCTCGTCCCTGTGGTGCCTGGCGGTCGATCCGCAAGCCTCTTTCCCCGGCATCGGCGAGAACCTGGTGCGGACGCTGGCCGAACATTTCCAGGCGCGCGGCCGCAGCTTCATGGACCTGTCCGTGATGCACGACAACGTCAATGCCATTGCCCTCTACGAGAAGCTGGGATTCCAGCGGGTGCCGGTGTTCGCCTTGAAGACGAAGAACTCGATCAACGAGAAGCTCTATGTCGGGCCGCCGCCCGACGAGACGCTGAACCCCTACGCGATGATCATCATCAACGAGGCCCGGCGCCGCGGTATCGGGGTGGACGTGGTGGACGCCGAGGGAGGCTATTTCACGCTCAGCTACGGCGGCCGGTCTATCACCTGCCGGGAGAGCCTCAGCGAGCTGACCACGGCGGTCGCCATGAGCCGCTGCGACGACAAGGCGGTCACCCGCAGGCTCATGGTCAAGGCGGGGCTGAGGGTGCCGGCCCAGCAGGCCGCCGCCAAGCCGGAGGACGACGCCGCCTTCCTGGAGAAGCACGGCTCGATCGTGGTCAAGCCGGCCCGGGGCGAGCAGGGCAAGGGCATCACCGTCGACGTCCGCACGCCCGAAGCGGTCGCCAAGGCGGTGGCCGAGGCCCGAAACCACGCGGAGACCGTGCTGCTGGAGCAGTTCTTCCAGGGCGACGACCTGCGGATCATCGTGATCGACTACCGCGTCGTCGCCGCGGCGATCCGCCGTCCGGCGGAGGTCACCGGGACGGGCGAGCACACCGTCCGGGAACTGATCGAGGCCCAGAGCCGGCGCCGCGCCGCGGCGACCGGCGGCGAGAGCCGCATCCCCATGGATGCGGAGACCGAGCGCTGCGTCGCGGCCAACGGCTTCTCCATGACCGACGTGCTGCCGGAAGGGCAGGTCCTGCCGGTCCGCAAGACCGCCAACCTTCACACCGGCGGTACTATTCACGATGTCACCGACCGACTGCACAGGACGTTGGTCGATGCCGCCATCGCCGGGGCGAAAGCATTGGATATCCCTGTCGTCGGTTTCGATTTCCTCGTACCGTCGGTGACCCAGCCCGACTATGTCATCATTGAGGCAAATGAGCGGCCGGGCCTCGCCAATCATGAACCCCAGCCTACGGCCGAACGTTTTGTTGACCTTCTGTTTCCCAATACCAAGCTAGTGTCCACCGGATAA
- a CDS encoding N-acetylglutaminylglutamine amidotransferase codes for MCGICGEIRLDRSAADGRAVSAMADVLAPRGPDSAGAFAQGRVAFGHRRLKIIDLSDAAQQPMVDPALGLTIVFNGCIYNYPELRAQLEGEGYRFFSHGDTEVMLKAYHAWGPRFVEKLYGMFAFAIWERESGRVVMGRDRLGIKPLYLAETPGMIRFASTLPALVAAGGIDTDIDPVALHHYMSFHAVVPAPMTILKGVRKLPPATLLTIEPDGTKREEVYWTVNFGPRSGDESLSESDWQDLVLETLRKAVERRLVSDVPVGVLLSGGLDSSIIVALLAEAGQHGLQTFSIGFETVGNERGDEFQYSDIIAKRFETDHHKLFVDSSRTLPELQNCVRAMAEPMVSHDAIGFYLLSQEVAKHVKVVQSGQGADEIFGGYHWYPPMMGSRDPVSDYARVFFDRDQSEMARVLDPRMLGDDHSRAFVERHFAQPGADRPIDKAMRLDTSVMLVDDPVKRVDNMTMAWGLEGRVPFLDHDLVELAARVPPELKIAEGGKYVLKEAGRRVVPSEVIDRPKGYFPMPALKYLRGPYLDLVRDVLNEPRARERGLFQRDYVDRLLAEPDSHITPLRGSKLWQVALLEFWLQTHGI; via the coding sequence ATGTGTGGCATTTGCGGTGAGATAAGGCTCGATCGAAGCGCCGCCGACGGCAGGGCGGTCAGTGCCATGGCCGACGTGCTGGCGCCGCGCGGCCCCGACAGCGCGGGTGCCTTCGCGCAGGGCCGGGTGGCGTTCGGCCACCGCCGCCTCAAGATCATCGACCTGTCCGACGCCGCCCAGCAGCCCATGGTCGACCCGGCCCTGGGCCTGACCATCGTGTTCAACGGCTGCATCTACAATTACCCGGAACTGCGCGCCCAACTCGAAGGGGAGGGCTACCGGTTCTTCTCCCACGGCGACACCGAGGTGATGCTGAAGGCCTACCATGCGTGGGGGCCGCGCTTCGTCGAGAAGCTGTACGGCATGTTCGCCTTCGCGATCTGGGAGCGCGAGAGCGGCCGGGTCGTGATGGGCCGCGACCGGCTCGGCATCAAGCCGCTGTACCTGGCCGAGACGCCGGGCATGATCCGGTTCGCCTCGACCCTGCCGGCGCTGGTCGCCGCGGGCGGCATCGATACCGACATCGACCCGGTGGCGCTCCACCACTACATGAGCTTCCACGCCGTCGTGCCGGCTCCCATGACCATCCTCAAGGGCGTGCGCAAGCTGCCGCCCGCGACGCTGCTCACCATCGAACCCGACGGGACGAAGCGCGAGGAGGTCTACTGGACCGTGAATTTCGGCCCGCGGTCCGGTGACGAAAGCCTGTCGGAGAGCGACTGGCAGGACCTCGTCCTGGAGACGCTGCGCAAGGCGGTCGAGCGGCGGCTGGTGTCCGACGTGCCGGTCGGCGTGCTGCTCTCCGGCGGGCTGGACAGCTCGATCATCGTGGCGCTGCTGGCCGAGGCCGGGCAGCACGGACTCCAGACCTTCTCGATCGGGTTCGAGACCGTCGGCAACGAGCGCGGCGACGAGTTCCAGTATTCCGACATCATCGCCAAGCGGTTCGAGACCGACCACCACAAGCTGTTCGTGGACAGCAGCCGGACCCTGCCGGAATTGCAGAACTGCGTCCGCGCCATGGCCGAGCCGATGGTCAGCCACGACGCGATCGGCTTCTACCTGCTGTCGCAGGAGGTGGCGAAGCACGTCAAGGTCGTGCAGAGCGGGCAGGGGGCCGACGAGATCTTCGGCGGCTACCACTGGTATCCGCCCATGATGGGGAGCCGCGATCCGGTGTCCGACTATGCGCGCGTCTTCTTCGACCGCGACCAGTCGGAGATGGCCCGGGTGCTCGACCCGCGCATGCTGGGCGACGATCACAGCCGCGCCTTCGTCGAGCGCCACTTCGCCCAGCCCGGCGCGGACCGGCCGATCGACAAGGCGATGCGGCTCGACACCAGCGTCATGCTGGTGGACGACCCGGTCAAGCGGGTGGACAACATGACCATGGCCTGGGGGCTGGAAGGCCGCGTCCCGTTCCTGGACCACGACCTTGTCGAACTGGCGGCGCGCGTCCCGCCCGAGCTGAAGATCGCCGAGGGCGGCAAATACGTGCTGAAGGAGGCCGGGCGCCGGGTCGTCCCGTCGGAGGTGATCGACCGGCCCAAGGGCTATTTCCCGATGCCGGCGCTGAAGTACCTGCGCGGTCCCTATCTGGACCTCGTCCGGGACGTGCTGAACGAGCCCAGGGCGCGCGAGCGCGGCCTGTTCCAGCGGGATTACGTGGATCGCCTGCTGGCCGAGCCGGACAGCCACATCACGCCGCTGCGCGGTTCCAAGCTCTGGCAGGTCGCCCTCTTGGAATTCTGGCTCCAGACACACGGCATCTGA
- the mnhG gene encoding monovalent cation/H(+) antiporter subunit G has translation MIGTILEILAGVLLLGGAVFSLVSALGVLRLPDVLIRMHASSKAGTLGAGMILAAVAVLYGTDEIVARAIAAIFFLLLTVPVASHMIGRAAYITGVKLWSGTVVDEVRGEYESRAAGRPKVYPENQ, from the coding sequence ATGATCGGCACCATCCTGGAGATCCTGGCTGGCGTGCTGCTGCTGGGCGGCGCCGTCTTCTCCCTGGTCAGCGCGCTCGGCGTCCTGCGGCTGCCGGACGTGCTGATCCGCATGCACGCCTCCAGCAAGGCCGGCACCCTGGGCGCCGGCATGATCCTGGCGGCGGTGGCGGTCCTGTACGGCACCGACGAGATCGTCGCCCGCGCCATCGCCGCGATCTTCTTCCTGCTCCTGACCGTCCCGGTCGCCTCCCACATGATCGGCCGCGCCGCCTACATCACCGGCGTCAAGCTGTGGTCGGGCACCGTGGTGGACGAAGTGCGCGGAGAATACGAGAGCCGCGCCGCCGGCCGGCCGAAGGTCTATCCCGAGAACCAATGA
- a CDS encoding OmpW/AlkL family protein: MFRSWRVACAVSALTAALFAAGTPAPASAQEAAAFKPKAAGDINIRLRGIGVVPTERGGIKFNDGSPTGLDANVGNAYVPEVDFSYFVTDNIALELIAATTKHDVDASNAIGLGSVWLLPPTLTLQYHFAPKERFSPYVGAGVNYTIFYNEKRGDAQSIKYDDSFGVALQAGFDYAISGPWSLNVDVKKLWLSTDVKASVLGGIPVKADVDLNPWIFGVGVGYRF; encoded by the coding sequence ATGTTTCGTTCCTGGCGTGTCGCCTGTGCCGTTTCCGCCCTGACTGCAGCCCTGTTCGCCGCCGGCACCCCGGCCCCGGCCAGCGCCCAGGAAGCCGCCGCCTTCAAGCCCAAGGCAGCCGGCGACATCAACATCCGCCTGCGCGGCATCGGCGTGGTCCCGACCGAGCGCGGCGGCATCAAGTTCAACGACGGGTCGCCGACCGGCCTGGACGCCAATGTCGGAAACGCCTACGTCCCGGAAGTCGACTTTTCCTACTTCGTCACGGACAACATCGCCCTGGAGCTGATTGCCGCAACCACGAAGCACGACGTGGATGCGTCCAACGCGATCGGCCTCGGCAGCGTGTGGCTTCTGCCGCCGACCCTGACCCTGCAGTATCACTTCGCTCCCAAGGAGCGGTTCAGCCCCTATGTCGGCGCCGGCGTCAACTACACCATCTTCTACAACGAGAAGAGGGGTGATGCCCAGTCGATCAAGTACGACGACAGCTTCGGCGTCGCGCTGCAGGCCGGCTTCGATTACGCGATCTCCGGCCCGTGGTCGCTGAATGTGGACGTCAAGAAGCTGTGGCTGAGCACCGACGTCAAGGCGAGCGTCCTTGGCGGCATCCCCGTCAAGGCCGACGTGGACCTCAACCCCTGGATTTTCGGCGTCGGCGTCGGCTACCGCTTCTAA